CACCTTAAGGTTTTCTTCTAGCCCTCTGAACTCCTGTGATTCCTGCATTAATCGTAGcaccaaaaatacaaatataaacaaGATTGAGGTCATGGAAGGCTTTGATAAATCTAGCCTCGAGGGCCTGTTTACGTGTTCTTTTTAAactcaacatgaaatcaaaatcgaACCTATTTACTTTTTAACACATGCTCATGGTCATATCGTGCATGATACAACGATATAGAGTTGCACTGATATAATGAAGCATTAACAACTTTCACATTTTGGCAATGAAAgatatataacattaaaatgttacaatatgtttgtataaataataaaaaaaacagaaagaaaactattatttaaaatcaattattaAAAGTGAATTGACATCACAACTTTGTATgcagtatgaaaaataaatgttaattttgaaatttgctaaaaattaaattcaacagtgtattttaaaatgatttttgagtGAATGTTATATGGCAGAAAAGATAATCTAAAGGTAAAAAAGGGGAAACAACCATGAACAGTTAATACAACATCAGATTAGaaatgaacaacaacaaaaaaatctcattttagCCAGTAACTGatgatattgtatattttttttcttttcttgatgaATATGCTGTACATACGCCTCATTGGCATATTAAAAGATTTAAATGGGTTGAAAACATGCTGACTTTCATAAATAATAACTTTAGTATAATaagattatataataataagattaataatataataataagattattgtaacagggctgacgagacgtgagacatgcggatccatgtgcaagcttttatttaaaggcatggtcataaatacaggcagggtcgaaacaatggcaaacaggtatggcagggacaagacaaagagtaatcctaggacaagcgtgggtcgacgatcggtgaacagtatccaatggggcaaggcagagagataatccaggtacatgaGTTAGAATccaagagaggtgcaaacagtgtccaaacggcaaggcaagggttaatccagggaacacgggctagaaacaaacacaggaaaacaggcaagactaagacaactaagtgggctccgtagtagctatcgctaggagaaggataagtgcatacaatactcggcagtgagggagagaaagtccatggcttcagtagggtgtgtgatcagtgcaatcagctatgtgtgcaatcagtgcaatggatgatgggaaattgagtccagtgtgatgtgtgctgtgagagtcaatgtggtgagcgagtgacctctggtggtgagtgaacggaagttcatagaccggattcaaCCACTACACAatccaggagggtggtggagcAGAGGCcgaacagggggagggacggagggccaggtccacgtGGGAGTGAGAAGACCGGGGACTGAGgcagagccggcagagcaggacACCCAGGCAGAACCGGCGAAGCAGAGTACCCAGGCGGAGACCAGGACCgaacaggagcccaccagggcagagcagacgaagcaggagcccaccagagCGGAGTAGATGgggcagaagacctccacgGTGTTGCAGACAGAGCAGAAGCCCACCAGTGCAGAGtagacgggactggagcccaccagggtggagcagacgggactggagcccaccagggcggagcagacaaGGCAGAATACCTCCATGGCGGAACAGACAGAGCAGAAGCCCTCCAGGGCCAGACAGTAGaccaccacgacggatcaggaacccacagcagagactgGGACTGTAGGACCTCATCAAACGGACACACAAAATTAGTACGAAAACAGCACAGTCCTTAAAAGAAGTCCTCTACCAGCCATCTGCGGTCATGAGACTAGTTAACGATTAATCTCAGACCACGGTTGACCGTTTCCTGTCAACGTTTTCTCATCCACTCAGAGGGATGATAATGACTAACTTAATCAGGAAAAACAAAGCTCCTGTGTTTTAAAGAACTGCAAGAGTCTTTCTTGCAACCCCTGGAGCAACCACGTGATTTAAACAAGGTATAGGGATCCATACATTTCAAACAGGGAAAGGACCATTAAAGGAACTAACTGCCCTCAGGCCGCCAAAACCACGTGCGTCTGTAACATGACCGTCTGATGACTCACGCGTGCTCTGTCGTCAACTTTTCTCTTGCAACAAAAGAAACACTAACTTACACAAATGATCTCTAAAGACAATCATTTATTTCCATTGCCATTGATGCAAGTGTATCAACAAAtaacatgtttgatgtcttaCATATATGCTTGATGTTTTATGTTATGCGTGGTGTGCTATATTTCAATCTTTACCTTATAACTTTCTTTTGAATAGATTGCCATGTGTAGTATCATGTTAAAGCGTATTTCAAATGCAGGAAGTTGGAATTAATGTTATGTCGACGTTCAGTTTCATATGAAGGGTGAATACTTTTATAaccatttattagaaatatccCTCACATgatggaggaagcattattttaatatatgcacGGAAAGAAGCCGTGCGGGGCGTGGCTTCGCCCTGTACAGACAATCTGATTGGAAGATGCCTTTAGTGGGTGGACAGACTCCAGCCCGTTAAAACTCCGTGACAcaaagctcattggctgctgctGCTAAAGAAAAACTGGGCTGCTAAGAACAACGGGGCTGCTGGAAAACCTTTGCTGCTGGAAAGCCCACAGCCTACAGCCTTAACATCAGGTTGACCATCCAAGACTTCAACACTATCAACTTCTGACAAAGAAACTTGCAAAGCCTGCAGAGTAAGGACTTCAAAGCCTTGCCATTCGCGCGCGGCCATGAAGCCACCAATCCAAAAGGGATtccccgagtgacgtcacgcaaCAACGACACCGCAGCCGCAAAATCAGCTCCGGGATTCCCTAAAGCAACCATACAGAGAGCCAGCTCAGCCTTCAAGTCAACTTAACGCAAGTAACCAAACAAACAGTCTCTATTTGCTGAAGCTGActtgaatgaatctttaaaagataacgatagtcgagtcttctgtttgtgacgttttcaggtcgtctttattctcaggaaagagaatagccttaaactttcttcaaactgctttcatcttgccagaacgtgtgtatgtgtgttgttagtattgtatcctagaatagtaaataaactctcgCTTCATTTATGATGAATGGTTTGGTGCTGTGTTTTTCAAGTTTGAAACTATTTGCCAAAGATcttgttacctgttgctcaaaattTCCCAACGGATTCTGCATTATTATCGTGGCcacaaaataaacagaattgctaaatatactggtttaatgctcGCTGGCTCGAGTCATtaagaaagtataaattatacgtTTTGATTAATACCAATTAATCAGATCCAGCGAATCTCTATGATTCgattccctaaagctaaaaatcaaattaaaagctTCAATAAAGAgctaataaaattattacagGGACCTGGGGAAAACTGAGACACAATGAGGAGAAAGAACATGCACGGACACAAGAACTGAGGTGGGGAACATGGGAAGTCTATTAATGTTTTCCATGGTGGCAACTGAGCAGGCAGGCAGTTCACAGTCAGCCACCATGGCTGGGTCAGAGATGGCCTCCTCGGCCGGTTCAGAGCAgggaaaatgttcaaaagtggcctccgtggccatgacagggcaggacgagagttcagggacagcccttttGGCcgcgacaggacaggcagagagttcacagacggcctccacaGCCGCGACagggcaggacgagagttcagggacagcccttctggctgcgacagtaCAGGACAcgcagacggcctccatagctgtGACCGGACAAGACGAGGAATCACGGATGGCCTCCGCAGCTGTGACAGGAtaggacgagagttcattgatggATGctgctgacacctctggaggttctgcagcggttgccaccccctctggaggttctacagtggtaaactcaggacacagggagagttcagtaatggtctcttcgaccgcaacacaacaggctgagagtacattactgggcgccaccaccatacgaggagctgaagtgagcatcgccgcttcgggaggttctgcagcatgtaccgccacctctggagaaactgcagcgggcACCATCACTTTGGGGAACACAGCAGCGagcgccactacctcaggaggttctgcagcgtcagccgccacctctagagacatcatagtggacgctgccacctctgggagttctgtggtggtatatgcagcccaaacacaccaaaatgtgatccccatcatgggaagcacttcagacaggggaatcagttcaggaacaggagggctagagtgagtgggtttggggataccagctgcgtgtgcagacaccagcggtgaatccctcacactggatccTCGTTTGGctgagtattctgtaacggggctgacgagacgtgagacatgcggatccatgtgcaagcttttatttaaaggcatggtcataaatacaggcagggtcgaaacaatggcaaacaggtatggcagggacaagccaaagagtaatcctaggacaagcgtgggtcgacgatcggtgaacagtatccaatggggcaaggcagagagataatccaggtacacgagctagaatccaagagaggtgcaaagtgtccaaacggcaaggcaagggttaatccagggaacacgggctagaaacaaacacgggaaaacaggcaagactaagacaactaagtgggctccgtagtagctatcgctaggagaaGGATAAGTGCAtgcaatactcggcagtgagggagagaaagtccatggcttaagtagggtgtgtgatcagtgcaatcagctatgtgtgcaatcagtgcaatggatgatgggaaattgagtccagtgtgatgtgtgctgtgagagtcaatgtggtgagcgagtgacctctggtggtgagtgaacggaagttcatagaccggattcgtgacaattaTTGACGCTTCTGTTGACAGTGGACATATACATCTTTGACAAAAGGAGGTCAATAAATAgcttttaaatttatgtttttaattatgatacTGGGTCGTGTTCATTAATGATGATTGCATTAATGAGGGTCATGAAAGGCAGGAGCCAATCTAAAGCTCTGTTCTTTCAATGCAATGGCCCATGCGCAGTTAGAAGACTCAAGGATGACTAAGATGTCATCGAACAACCTGAAAATAATTGAAGACGATGTAACTAATTAAAAATGCCACTCACAGGGCCTTCCactgattaaataattacatcaAAAGATAGAGTGCCTgaaaatattattcattatgcaattttgaaattaaaatatgaaagtgAGCTTCAAATGAATTTTTATCATGTGCTGGCAGTAGCAACCATGGAGAGATGCTGACTGGTTGACCACAGTCATTTGTGCaatttaaatgtcaaatttttatagtatttttccAATTCTTGTACAGTTAAAATGGTCTTTATGACCTCATAATTTTGTAATTGCTTGATGACATAGAATATCCGTAAtcaatacaaatgtatttgtCACACTTGTTTAAACAGACGTGTGGTGATTAAAAATGCTCTTAAAAGTAAAACTtttgaaattatgaaattaaaataaatagaaataataaaaaaaacagactccacagattttataaatacaatttagGATGTTGTTTACCGAAGTTAATTATTGATTCcagagaatttttaattttaatttcacaatacAATGGCCtcatgtttttctcaaatagaAAGAAAGGGTATCTACACAAAGTAAACAATTAAACTCAAACAAGgacgaatatatatatatatatatatatatttgctcatcccggattcaattcccctgtaacattttgttgttttaacaattGAGTGACTACCATACAAATGAAATTGGATGTCTCATTTAGCAGGCAAACACACTTTTGTTTATGCACAGTGGTTTGAATGGGGCGGTATGCTAATATGATGCCGTGCTAAGAATTTGCACCGACTCAAGTAGGTATAAGAACAAGTGCAAAAGTATAACAAAACGTTTAAAAGGTCTCCacagaaaaatgcaaaaagaaaagagagCCTTTGGGTATTATATGTGAATGAATTAGAATCAAATCCAATCACGGCATGCATGTCATGCCCTTTAACCACAACAGAAGAAAATACAGCGGAACAACCAAAAACAAATGCTGTTTGTATAAAAGTTATCACAGgccggtctgtgaacttcccCTTTATATAGAACTTCTGTCTTTATATAGTTTCCTGGtcttttaaagtaaaacatgcaaatttaTCTGACAAGTTTCAtagcatattttttaaaaagtcaaacaAGGCAAGGATGAGCAAATTTCATGTGGGTGGTATTTACTTGAATGAAGGAGCATGAAACCAGCTTCCATCCAAAAATGATATTGTAAACTGTAACCTACGACATGGTACAAAGTGTTGCTGCCAAATTCAGATGTTATCTTTTCCAACATTGAAACACTATTCCGGTGCAGTCAAGAAGATTCTATATCCGGTAAAGTCTTATTTGGACATCAGATGTTTTAGATGGGGATGTAATGTAATTTCAATATTTACAGGTACTAGtctgagattttattttttgctatcCAAATCAGAAATATCAGTGTTTTTCTCGTACCACCCAAAATTCCCGGCTGATTTACCATCTATTTTCTGACAAACGCGAATCTTAATTCAATTTCATCTCTGAGTTTGAATTGAGGGATTGGCTTTGAATGTCTTTTTTGGCCACCGCTAAGTGCCGTCGGGCTGCTATTTGACACTTTTGCAGGTAATGAGCGTTTAGGTATTTTGCACAAAGGATCTTAGTTTCAAACAACTAACAATTGAAATATACTTCACACAATACATACACAATGCAAAGTTGTGTGAGTGACAACCATATTTACACGTAGCCTTGATTCTCCAAGTTATTGTTCAAGTAAGGAATACAAGACTCTATGTTGGATGATGCAGCGACACCAATTTGGCATCTCTTGGCTGTAAACAGCAAACATGGAAATCAACAGTTTAAAACTTTTGTTGTGAGCTAGTTTTGACCAAAGTTAGAAAACAAGGACTAAAACAATGGGATGTGACAACGGTTTAGCTGCAGTatgttgtacagtatatgaatTCATTTGTCCCCTCTTAGTCCATGAATTAAAGAGAAATCCAAAAGCGAAAACTGATACCATTTTCCTAGCCTATATGACTTGAGAAATGTCTTAATGTTGATTTATGTCCATACAATTATACTGAAGCACGCATGGGACTCGTGGTGTTTTCAGCCCCTGCCGCCTCAATATATAAGGAaatgaacacatgaacataATCCTACGGTGGCCgtgagagctcaacgcgctgcaaataggaaaaaaaacacctgcaaattaagaaaacaacttcatcagtttgacaacacactcgctgcaaatgctcacaacacaaccaaacaaagaaacgcgctgcaaataaaattctttatttggttgtgttgtgaaaatttgcagcgcgtgtgttgtcaaattgatgaagttgttttcttaatttgcaggtggttttttttctatttgcatgtgttttctgaagttgcagcgcgttgagctctctcggccaccgtaataATCTCTAGAATTGCTCTGAGTCACTTTAttagcattttaccgtttcttTAAGAAAAACTATTATCATAAAGGTCTTCACagcaacccatcaaaataaaagttcggtttaacttcaaactgtagCCTAATTGTTTAAAAACTAGTATCTTAATTTAACTACTGGTATCTGGAAATAACACTGCCATAGCCACCAGCCCAGGACAGGGGTCATTTTATTCCCTAGTGGTAACTATAATATTCTGCTACACGTCTCTGCCAAAGCATATCCCAATTAGCTTCTGAAAACTATTCCGATCAGAATGACCACAAGGACAAGCAAGAGTGCGGAG
This portion of the Onychostoma macrolepis isolate SWU-2019 chromosome 19, ASM1243209v1, whole genome shotgun sequence genome encodes:
- the LOC131526254 gene encoding foot protein 1 variant 2-like isoform X1 — translated: MILHMAIYSKESYKSQSLLWVPDPSWWSTVWPWRASALSVPPWRYSALSAPPWWAPVPSAPPWWAPVPSTLHWWASALSATPWRSSAPSTPLWWAPASSALPWWAPVRSWSPPGYSASPVLPGCPALPALPQSPVFSLPRGPGPPSLPLFGLCSTTLLDCVVVESGL
- the LOC131526254 gene encoding uncharacterized protein LOC131526254 isoform X2; this encodes MEVFCLVCSALVGSSPVCSTLVGSSPVYSALVGFCSVCNTVEVFCPIYSALVGSCFVCSALVGSCSVLVSAWVLCFAGSAWVSCSAGSASVPGLLTPTWTWPSVPPPVRPLLHHPPGLCSG